Part of the Kordiimonas pumila genome is shown below.
TGGCTGGGATACGCTTGAGGGCGGCAGCGGCGATGATGACTTGTTTGGCGGTAGCGGCGATGATGTGCTGAACGGCGGCACAGGGCAGGACTATTTCTATTTTGCCGATGGTCACGGGTTTGACATTGTTGAAGACTTTGACCTCTATGATGACACGCTTGTTTTCAGCGGTCTGTCAGAGATCAGGGACGATTTTGACCTAGCCTATTATTCTTACGATGCAGTGGTAGACGGGAACCACGGCCTAATGGTGGAAACCACAGCAAATGACACGATTTTCCTGATTGGGATCGATCACAGTGACCTGCCATATGTGGATACAATTTATTAAATAGTGCTCCAGTGATGGACTAAAAACCCTGCCCCTATAAGTATTGGCGGGGTTTTTCCCTTGAAACCAACGTGCTTCATGCTTAAATTTCGTAATTAAATCGCCTTGTGGCTGGTGATGTTCTGTAAAAAGTGTCAGGCAATTGCTTGTTACAGAATGGGAGCGTTTGTGTATGACAGGTGATGCAGGTTCACTTGAGCGAGTAAAAATAAAGATCCGTGCGGCAGATGCCGCCCTTACAAAACAAGATATGCTTTCAGAAGCGGAGCATGCACGACTGGCAGGCATGCACGAAGGTGCGCGCCCGGCCTTTGTAACAGCGCGTACCATGCTGCGGGAAATGTTGGGCGGTTATATGGGCCTGTTGCCGGGGGCCGTGCCTTTGCATCAGGCGGGTGCGGGCCGCCGTGTACGGCTGGATGGTTTTTCACAGGATGAACCGCCGTTTTTTTCTGTGTCGCATACAGGCGGTGCAGAAGACGGTATTTCGGCTATTGCGGTTAGTGAAACCACGCCAATCGGCATAGATATTCAGCAAATTGACCCCGAAATTCAATGGCAGCGCGTGGCTGAACGCCGGTTCCCTGAAGCAGAGGCAGAGCTTTTGCTCGCCATGCCTGAATCAGAAGGGCAGATGCTGTTTTTTACGCTGTGGGCGATCAAGGAAAGTTTTGTTAAAATGGAAGATGGCACCCTGATGTCATATTTGCGGCAAATAGAACTGGATATGACAGACGGGCAGTTTTCGTTAAAAGTGCCCAGCCCAAAAGGGACGAAAAAAGCCCATATCTTTTTTCATTATATACCCGAATTTGAAATGGCAATTGCTGCTGTTGCAGCCAGTCCTGTTGTTTTTGAACTGGATAGCACTATTATGATGGCAAACAGGCGGCCTGATCCGCTTTCAAACAGTGCGTAATAACCCTCGATAATTTTATGCCTTTATGTGACAAGCTACTTGCGATTTTTGTAAACGCAAGGTAGCGATAGATATGTACTATGTAGCTTGATAGTGTAAGCCACATATACGATCAATTGTTTGGGCGGCAGATAAGATATGGTTAAATCGGTCTCGATCGGTAGTGATATTACTGTTTCGAATGAAACACCTTTTGTGCTTTTTGGCGGAATGAATGTTATTGAAAGCCGTGATCTGGCTTTTGAGGTTGCCGGGCATTTTGTAGAAGTTACCAAAAAGCTTGGCATTCCCTTTGTGTTTAAAGCAAGTTTTGACAAGGCGAACAGGTCGAGCATTCACAGCTTTCGCGGGCCGGGGCTGGACGAAGGCCTGAAAATTCTTGCCGATATTAAGGCTGAATTCGGCGTACCTACCATTACAGATGTGCACGAACCAGAACAGGCCCGGCCAGCAGCCGATGTGGCAGATGTTATTCAGCTACCGGCGTTTTTGGCGCGGCAAACCGACTTGGTACAGGCCATGGCCCAAACGGGCGCAGCTATCAATGTAAAAAAACCGCAGTTTTTGGCACCGGCTGAAATGCAGCATATCATCAGAAAATTTGAAGAAAGCGGCAATGACCGGATTATGCTGTGTGAGCGGGGCAGCATGTTTGGGTATAATAACCTGATTGTTGATATGCTGGGCATGGACCAGATGAGACACCTGGCCCCTATTGTGTTTGATGCAACCCACGCTTTGCAGCGCCCTGGTGGCCGGTCTGATAGTGCGGGTGGCAGGCGCGAGCAGGCGGCAGCCCTTGCCCGCAGTGGCA
Proteins encoded:
- a CDS encoding 4'-phosphopantetheinyl transferase family protein, coding for MTGDAGSLERVKIKIRAADAALTKQDMLSEAEHARLAGMHEGARPAFVTARTMLREMLGGYMGLLPGAVPLHQAGAGRRVRLDGFSQDEPPFFSVSHTGGAEDGISAIAVSETTPIGIDIQQIDPEIQWQRVAERRFPEAEAELLLAMPESEGQMLFFTLWAIKESFVKMEDGTLMSYLRQIELDMTDGQFSLKVPSPKGTKKAHIFFHYIPEFEMAIAAVAASPVVFELDSTIMMANRRPDPLSNSA
- the kdsA gene encoding 3-deoxy-8-phosphooctulonate synthase; its protein translation is MVKSVSIGSDITVSNETPFVLFGGMNVIESRDLAFEVAGHFVEVTKKLGIPFVFKASFDKANRSSIHSFRGPGLDEGLKILADIKAEFGVPTITDVHEPEQARPAADVADVIQLPAFLARQTDLVQAMAQTGAAINVKKPQFLAPAEMQHIIRKFEESGNDRIMLCERGSMFGYNNLIVDMLGMDQMRHLAPIVFDATHALQRPGGRSDSAGGRREQAAALARSGMALGIAGLFLEAHPNPDEALCDGPCALSLDALEPYLAQMKAIDDLVKTFDPVVTE